From the genome of Streptomyces sp. JH34:
CCCGATGACGGGGGTATGGAGGGAGGCGGGGGGCGTCTGTGTCGCAGTCGTGGCAGTCATCGCACTCTCGATCCTGGCACGGAAGACCACACGATGTGCACGGCTCCGAGGGGTGTCGCGTCCGGCTCGGGGCTCACGGGGTGATAAAGCCACCCGTTCTGTCCCTTCGTACGGGTCGGACGATCTTCGATCCGGTGCAAAGCGGACGGAAGCGCCCGGGAACCGCGGCTCCGTGATGATGATCCGGAGAATTGTCGATCAGAGCGGCGGTTGGGGGCCGGAGTTGGGCGTGATCTCTCGTACAGTTCGGTCCGTGGGTTCTATGCGCAATCCGGTCGGGCCGCTTCCCTCCAGCATCTACTGGCGTAGGAGAGCAGTAGCGGTGCTGGTGATCGCGCTGCTCGCGGCGCTGGTCGCGTGGGCCGTCACCTCGGGTGGCGGCGGTGGCGGCGCGAAGGACGACGGGAAGCCGGGAGGCTCCGACCCCGCTCCGTCCATCACCCCGGGCCCTTCGAGTTCCGGCCCCGTCGTCGGTCAACCCCCCGGCGGGCGCGACGAGTCGGGCGACTCCGAGTCCGGGGGTGGCTCGGGATCCGGCGGTGGCGCGGGATCCGGTGGGGACGGCGGGGCCACCGGGACGGGCGGCGCGGCAGGATCGGCCGCCGGTGGAGCGGGCGGTTCCGCATCGGCGGGTGCGAGCGCGGGCACGGGCGGCGGTAGTGGCGGCCAGCAGGTCCCGGCAGGGTCTTCGCTCCCCGACTGCACCGCCTCCGTCCTCCGGTTGAGCCTGAAGACGGACATCAGCTACGCGCCGGGTGACGAGCCGGAGTTCCGGCTGAGCGCCAGGAACACCTCGGCCGCCGACTGCAAGGCCGACTTCGGCCCGAAGAGCGCGGTGTTCACGATCACCGAGGCCGGCGAGGAAGACGCGCAGGTGTGGTCCTCCGAGGACTGCCCGAAGAGCGGCGCCTTCTTCCTGAGGGTCCCGGCGGGTGCGACGGTCGTCCACACCGTGGAGTGGGACCGCAGGGGGAGCGCGCCCCGGTGCGCGACGCCGCCCGTCAAGGCGGCGGGCCCGGGGACGTATCTGCTGGAGGCCGAGGTCCCGGGCGGGACCGTCCAGCGGGCGTCGTTCGTCCTGGCCAAGGACTGACGCACCGCTGCGGGCCCCACCGGGCACGGGTGTCCGGTGGAGCCCCGGGCCGCCCTCTCCCAGCGCTGCTCGCCGTCCGGAGAGGGCGGCCCGTGACCGCCCGCCGTCACACGCCCTCGGTCAGGGCACGGATCGTCGGCGTGCGGTAGAGGTCGCGCAGGGGCAGGGGCAGGGGCAGGGGCAGGGGCAGGGGCAGGGACGGCAGGTCGCGGGCACCCCCCCCCCGACGGCAACCAGGGCCGGGTCAGCGGTGACCTGCTCAGCTACGTGCGGGCCACTCCCTCGCTCACCCAGGTCGCCTACACCCCGCTGCTCTCCGGCGCGTACGTCCGTGACGACAAGCCCCTGGGCCCCGGTTTCGAGCACGCCGCCACCCGGGCCCGCCTCAAGGCCGTGGCCGAGGTGGCGGAGGAGGCCAGGGCGACCGTCAACCAGGTCGTCCTGGCGTGGCTCGACTCCACGAACAGGCCCACCGCTTCCCGGAAGCCCGCCCGAGCCCCACCGGTCAGGACCGGCGGGGCTCGGGTGCGTGAGGCCGTGGCCCGCGGCGTGGGTCGGAGGGGGCACGGAACCGGCCCCGCTCCTGGGGAGCGGGGCCGGGACAGGACGTGATCGGGACTGTTCTAGACGTACCGCTCCAGGATCGAGGACTCCGCCAGCCGCGAGAGTCCCTCCCGCACGCTCCGGGCCCGCGCCTCGCCGACCCCGTCCACGGCCTGGAGGTCGTCCACGCTCGCGGCGAGGAGTTTCTGCAGGCCGCCGAAGTGCTCCACCAGCCGCTCGATGATCGCGCCGGGCAGCCGCGGCACCTTCGCCAGCAGCCGGTAGCCGCGCGGGGAGACCGCGGAGTCCAGCGTCTCCGGAGACCCGCTGTACCCCAGCGCCCGTGCTACGACCGGCAGTTCGAGCAGCTCGGTGTGGGTGAGCGTGTCCAGCTCGGCCAGCGCCTCGGTGACCGTGCGGGACCGCTTCGCCGTCGGCTCGGGGACGTAGTCGCGTACGACCAGCTCGCGCTCCGGCTCCACGCCGGCGATCAACTCGTCCAGCTGGAGGGCCAGGAGACGGCCGTCGGTGCCCAGCTCCACCACGTACTCGGCGATCTCGGTCGCGATCCGGCGCACCATCTCCAGGCGCTGGGAGACCGCCGTCACGTCCCGGACCGTCACCAGGTCCTCGATCTCCAGGGCGGAGAGCGTCCCGGCGACCTCGTCCAGCCTGAGCTTGTAGCGCTCCAGGGTGGCGAGCGCCTGGTTGGCGCGGGACAGGATCGCGGAGGACTCCTCCAGGACCCGCCGCTCCCCGTCCACGTACAGCGCGATCAGGCGCATCGACTGCGAGACCGACACCACCGGGAAGCCGCACGCCTTGGAGACCCGGTCGGCCGTGCGGTGGCGCGTGCCCGTCTCCTCGGTGGGGATGGAGGCGTCCGGGACCAGCTGCACGCCGGCCCGGAGGATCTTCGTCATGTCCTTGTCGAGGATCATCGCGCCGTCGAGCTTGCACAGTTCGCGCAGGCGCGTCGCGGCGAACTCCACGTCGAGCACGAATCCGCCGGTGCACATGGATTCGACGGTCTTGTCCATGCCGAGGACGATCAGTCCGCCGGTGTTGCCGCGGAGGATGCGCTCCAGGCCGTCGCGGAGGGCCGTTCCGGGCGCGACCGCGCTCAACGAGGCGCGCATCAGCGCCTCGTTGCCCGTGCCTTGGCCGGACTTTCCGGGCGGTGCTGCCCGGTCGTTGGCTGCCACTGCACTCCTCCGGTCACAGGTCGGCGGTGCCCTTGCGTCCCTCGTACCGTTCGTACGGGCGGGCGAGACCAGGGCAAAGTCTACCGGCGTGCGCCGTCGTCCTGTGGTCCGTCCGGCCGAGACCGGCGGGGGAGGACTCTCAGGGCGTCACCCATGTCGGCCACTTCCGTGACCTTCATGCCGGCCGGGACCTGCCCCGGGTCCCTCGGGACCAGGGCGTGCTTGAACCCGAGACGGTACGCCTCCGCGAGCCTGCGCTGGACCCCCGTGACCCTTCTGACCTCCCCGGCGAGGCCCACCTCACCGATCGCGACCAGGTTCTTCGGGAGCGGTGTGTCGCTGGCCGCACTGGCCAGTGCCAGGGCGATCGCGAGGTCCGCGGCCGGTTCCGTGAGCTTCACGCCGCCCACCGTCGCGCTGTAGATGTCCCGCTTGCCGAGCGCGCTGATCCGGCCCCGCTGCTCCAGGACGGCCAGCATCATCGAGACCCGGGAGGTCTCCAGGCCCGAGGTCGTGCGCCGGGGCGAGGGGATCTGTGAATCGACCGTCAGGGCCTGCACCTCGGCGACGAGCGGACGCTTGCCCTCGAGGGTGACCGTCAGACAGGTGCCGGGGACCGGCTCGTCACGGCGGGTGAGGAAGAGCCCGGAGGGGTCTGCCAGGCCGGTGATGCCCTCGTCGTGCAGCTCGAAGCAGCCGACCTCGTCGGTGGCGCCGTACCTGTTCTTCACGCCGCGCACCAGCCGGAGGCGGGCGTGCCGGTCGC
Proteins encoded in this window:
- the disA gene encoding DNA integrity scanning diadenylate cyclase DisA, translating into MAANDRAAPPGKSGQGTGNEALMRASLSAVAPGTALRDGLERILRGNTGGLIVLGMDKTVESMCTGGFVLDVEFAATRLRELCKLDGAMILDKDMTKILRAGVQLVPDASIPTEETGTRHRTADRVSKACGFPVVSVSQSMRLIALYVDGERRVLEESSAILSRANQALATLERYKLRLDEVAGTLSALEIEDLVTVRDVTAVSQRLEMVRRIATEIAEYVVELGTDGRLLALQLDELIAGVEPERELVVRDYVPEPTAKRSRTVTEALAELDTLTHTELLELPVVARALGYSGSPETLDSAVSPRGYRLLAKVPRLPGAIIERLVEHFGGLQKLLAASVDDLQAVDGVGEARARSVREGLSRLAESSILERYV